One part of the Desulfonema ishimotonii genome encodes these proteins:
- a CDS encoding cyclodeaminase/cyclohydrolase family protein, with translation MIRTAAHAAADNVRINLGSVRDRAFADRCAGEMASFLDQADAVVRRLEERIVSVLAQ, from the coding sequence ATGATACGAACCGCAGCCCATGCGGCTGCCGATAATGTCCGCATCAATCTGGGGTCTGTCCGCGACAGGGCGTTTGCGGACCGATGCGCCGGGGAGATGGCGTCTTTTCTGGATCAGGCCGACGCTGTTGTCCGTCGTCTCGAAGAACGGATTGTGTCGGTGCTTGCGCAATAA
- a CDS encoding TerD family protein, whose translation MELKQKGAKADIGAFNQIKVSLIWTAAVDLDLMAFYKTKDGQVGGIWSENYASGDLGNLDRFPFVRLSGDAGVGGTGGDNREEMQIARLDDFEDLYICALNFTDASASQNTVFANYDARVQVATDRGEVHTVPLDSTRPGPVAVICKFASGFIASELVNDSEVMDLETFQAKIPGAGQLKLASKVTLQAKGDSFLIKPKAAAGEILINLNWNAHPEGRKEGGFFSKLMGGAKNGGAIDLDLGCLFEMQNGSKGAIQPLGNSFGAFDMQPYVFHLGDDRTGAQAAGENMKINLAQISALKRVLIYTYIYEGVPNWTSTDGVVTVRVPGQPVLEVPMGSQMDARPFCAIAMLDFSGGNINVTKLVSFHQGHPDCDKTYQWGLRWVEGSKD comes from the coding sequence ATGGAACTTAAACAAAAAGGAGCCAAGGCCGATATCGGCGCGTTTAATCAGATTAAGGTCTCACTGATCTGGACGGCGGCGGTCGATCTCGACCTGATGGCCTTTTACAAAACCAAAGACGGCCAAGTCGGCGGAATCTGGTCGGAAAACTATGCCAGCGGTGACCTCGGCAACCTGGACCGGTTTCCATTTGTCCGGCTTTCCGGAGACGCCGGGGTCGGGGGCACGGGCGGCGATAACCGGGAGGAGATGCAGATTGCCAGACTGGATGATTTTGAGGATCTGTATATCTGTGCGCTCAACTTTACAGACGCCTCAGCCAGTCAGAATACCGTATTTGCCAACTACGACGCCCGCGTTCAGGTGGCCACGGACCGGGGCGAAGTTCACACCGTGCCACTGGATTCGACCCGGCCCGGCCCCGTGGCCGTCATCTGCAAGTTTGCCAGCGGGTTTATCGCCAGTGAGCTGGTCAATGACAGTGAGGTCATGGACCTGGAGACGTTCCAGGCGAAAATTCCGGGGGCCGGTCAGCTGAAACTCGCCTCCAAGGTGACGCTTCAAGCCAAAGGCGACAGTTTTCTCATCAAACCCAAGGCGGCTGCCGGTGAAATCCTCATCAACCTGAACTGGAACGCCCATCCCGAAGGCCGGAAAGAGGGCGGCTTCTTTTCAAAGCTCATGGGCGGCGCAAAAAACGGCGGTGCCATCGACCTGGATCTGGGCTGCCTCTTTGAGATGCAAAACGGCTCCAAAGGCGCGATCCAGCCCCTGGGCAACAGTTTCGGGGCCTTTGACATGCAGCCCTACGTTTTCCACCTGGGGGACGACCGGACCGGCGCACAGGCCGCCGGCGAAAACATGAAAATCAATCTGGCTCAGATCAGCGCCCTGAAACGGGTACTGATCTACACCTATATTTACGAAGGCGTCCCCAACTGGACCAGCACCGACGGCGTCGTCACCGTCAGGGTGCCGGGACAGCCCGTGCTTGAGGTGCCCATGGGCAGCCAGATGGATGCACGCCCCTTTTGCGCCATTGCCATGCTCGATTTCAGCGGGGGCAACATCAATGTGACCAAACTGGTCAGCTTTCATCAGGGCCACCCGGATTGCGACAAAACCTATCAGTGGGGCCTCCGGTGGGTCGAAGGCTCAAAAGACTGA
- a CDS encoding SLC13 family permease, with product MENIPTVSHYLWQRLPLMIMFVNGYLIYRLLVVTDLTEVFVFRVLQYCRNNIGLLFFFIIVASALLSFFIPNTITVLTLLPVLKTIDTDIGVQTGHRLTTALTLSVIYGANIGGMGSLIGSPANLLLIGELDLYAVPGRYQISFFNWFLWSVPLVAFLIIAAWGVIAFGAVPHGLRGARFRIGKSVCETDLTGAQRRGGSMFAVFLLFWSSDALLREIFPGFAVYEPAVCIGFFGCFCRMAFYGKDPMGNGPLLRLADLVRDFPRRGILFLGLLVALILAARLFHADRQVSDIFLKMVDGQTSRFGVIFITVTTVIFLTELFSNTVVSTAFFPVAYFTSADHGISPLILMIAVSVASTCAFMTPVATPCNALAFGEMKGTSLGRMIVLGIILNGFTALVMSAWLQFAVPRVYG from the coding sequence ATGGAGAATATACCGACAGTGAGTCACTACCTCTGGCAGCGGCTTCCGCTGATGATCATGTTTGTGAACGGCTACCTGATCTACCGCCTGCTGGTGGTGACGGACCTGACCGAAGTTTTCGTATTTCGCGTCCTGCAATACTGCCGGAACAATATCGGCCTGCTTTTCTTTTTCATTATCGTGGCCTCGGCCCTGCTCTCATTTTTCATTCCCAACACCATCACCGTGCTGACCCTTTTGCCGGTCCTGAAAACCATTGATACGGATATCGGCGTGCAGACCGGCCACCGGCTGACGACCGCGCTGACCCTGAGCGTTATCTACGGCGCAAACATCGGCGGCATGGGGTCGCTGATCGGCAGCCCGGCCAATCTGCTGCTGATCGGGGAGCTGGATCTTTACGCTGTGCCGGGGCGGTATCAGATCAGTTTTTTCAACTGGTTTCTCTGGTCCGTTCCCCTGGTGGCGTTTCTGATCATTGCCGCATGGGGGGTGATCGCTTTCGGCGCGGTCCCCCACGGGCTCAGAGGGGCGAGATTCCGCATCGGAAAGAGTGTCTGCGAAACCGATCTGACCGGAGCCCAGCGACGGGGGGGCAGTATGTTTGCCGTATTTCTCCTCTTCTGGAGTTCAGATGCCCTGCTCAGAGAAATTTTCCCCGGTTTCGCCGTTTACGAACCGGCGGTGTGTATCGGCTTTTTCGGATGCTTCTGCCGGATGGCCTTTTACGGGAAAGACCCGATGGGGAACGGGCCGCTTTTGCGTCTGGCAGATCTGGTCCGGGATTTTCCCCGGCGGGGAATTTTATTTCTGGGGCTGCTGGTCGCCCTGATCCTGGCCGCCCGTCTTTTTCATGCGGACCGTCAGGTTTCGGATATTTTCCTGAAAATGGTTGACGGGCAGACGTCCCGGTTCGGCGTCATTTTCATCACCGTCACCACCGTCATATTCCTGACAGAGCTGTTCAGCAATACGGTGGTCTCAACGGCATTTTTTCCGGTGGCCTATTTCACATCCGCTGACCACGGTATCTCCCCGCTGATCCTGATGATCGCCGTCTCTGTCGCCTCGACCTGCGCCTTTATGACGCCGGTGGCCACCCCGTGCAATGCCCTGGCCTTCGGCGAGATGAAAGGCACATCCCTGGGACGGATGATCGTGCTGGGGATTATTCTGAACGGGTTCACTGCGCTGGTGATGTCGGCCTGGCTGCAATTTGCCGTGCCACGGGTTTACGGGTGA
- a CDS encoding two-component system sensor histidine kinase NtrB, which produces MPLGNHILYQPLQVFQLANGELVKSDGDFYHKLKWLMFFRVLFTTLLLGSTFILHMRTHFAPVNTALLVLYELIGGLFFLSLVYTLLLRRIRRIVLFAYIQIAVDTTVVTLIIFLTGSFSSLFSFLYLVVIIYASIILFKGGSMVMAALCSIQYGILVDLEFYGVLQPFGFEENLIASDYAWSYVLFKIITIMVGCFGVAFLSGLLADQARKSKKELMAMESHVKRVEKMAAVGEMAAGLAHEIKNPLASLRGAIQMLSEEVRYDAAHERLMTIILREADRLGALVNDFLMFAKPPAGKPERVDLSTVLAETIAIFEKDRGNFRDIRISREISPDIWVEMDSGHLRQIFWNLLLNAGEAITDEGHIDIRTYPVRDKYAEVEIRDDGCGIPEKLIRTIFDPFVTTKPGGTGLGLSIVHRIVESYDGGRLDVVSKEGEGTLFRLRLVQSPPPADKSSAR; this is translated from the coding sequence ATGCCGTTGGGTAATCATATCCTTTATCAGCCATTACAGGTGTTTCAGCTGGCGAACGGTGAACTGGTAAAATCAGACGGAGATTTTTACCACAAACTGAAGTGGCTGATGTTTTTCCGTGTGCTGTTCACCACGCTGCTGCTGGGGTCCACCTTCATATTGCACATGCGGACGCATTTTGCGCCGGTCAACACCGCCCTTCTGGTGCTGTATGAACTGATCGGGGGACTTTTTTTCCTCTCCCTCGTATACACCCTGCTGCTCCGCCGCATCCGGCGGATTGTTTTGTTCGCCTATATCCAGATTGCGGTGGATACGACGGTCGTCACCCTGATTATTTTTCTGACCGGCAGTTTTTCCAGCCTTTTTTCCTTTCTCTACCTAGTGGTCATCATCTACGCAAGCATCATCCTTTTCAAGGGCGGCAGCATGGTAATGGCCGCCCTCTGTTCCATTCAATACGGCATCCTGGTGGATCTGGAGTTCTACGGCGTTCTGCAGCCCTTCGGGTTTGAGGAAAATCTCATTGCCTCGGATTATGCCTGGAGCTATGTGCTGTTTAAGATCATTACCATCATGGTGGGATGCTTTGGCGTGGCCTTTCTGAGCGGCCTTCTTGCGGATCAGGCGCGTAAATCAAAAAAAGAACTGATGGCAATGGAATCCCACGTCAAGCGGGTGGAAAAGATGGCTGCGGTCGGTGAGATGGCTGCCGGACTGGCCCATGAAATTAAGAACCCCCTGGCGTCCCTCCGGGGGGCGATACAGATGCTGAGCGAAGAGGTTCGGTATGACGCAGCCCATGAGCGACTGATGACCATCATCCTCCGCGAGGCAGACCGTCTGGGCGCACTGGTCAATGATTTTCTCATGTTTGCGAAACCGCCTGCCGGGAAGCCTGAGCGGGTGGATCTGAGTACGGTGCTGGCGGAGACCATCGCCATTTTTGAAAAAGACAGGGGGAATTTCAGGGATATCCGGATTTCCCGTGAGATATCCCCCGATATATGGGTCGAGATGGATTCCGGGCATTTGCGTCAGATCTTCTGGAATCTTCTGCTCAACGCGGGCGAAGCCATTACGGATGAGGGGCATATCGACATCCGGACATATCCGGTCCGGGATAAGTATGCGGAGGTCGAGATCCGTGACGATGGCTGCGGGATTCCGGAAAAACTGATTCGCACCATCTTTGATCCTTTTGTGACGACCAAACCCGGTGGCACCGGGCTGGGCCTTTCCATTGTTCACCGGATTGTCGAATCCTATGACGGCGGCAGGCTGGATGTGGTGAGCAAAGAGGGTGAGGGGACGCTTTTCAGGCTGCGCCTTGTTCAGAGCCCCCCACCGGCAGACAAATCTTCCGCACGGTAA
- the hutH gene encoding histidine ammonia-lyase yields the protein MEKIFLDKERITIDELVAIARDGVPVAFSPAGETRVRRTGELIDKWVKEKRVIYGITTGFGALCNVTISEADTRTLQENILMSHAAGVGNPLPEEVVRAMMAIRVHDLSLGYSGCRMGTVRHLLTFLNRGLTPVVPEKGSVGASGDLAPTAHVGLVLIGKGEAVYNGERMSGGAALERVGLKPLRLEAGEGLALINGTQVMTAIGVLVVRDAVRLCKLADIACAMSLEVLMGSNSEFDPRIQQVRPHPGQIAAAHNLLRLTADSEIIAAHKGCARVQDAYTLRCSPQIHGATKDAVSHARKVIDIEINSSTTNPLIFADTEEFRLGGNFHGQPVAMAADYLSMGLAELGSVSERRIERMVNPQLSDLPAFLVRDGGLNSGFMIAQYAAAALVSENKVLAHPACVDSIPTSANKEDHVSMGTIAIRQTREILDNAEHVIGIEMLCAAQACDLLTEKQPLKAGMGTRTAYQVIRQKIPRLDRDRELYKDIETMVAILRSGDITDAVEAAIGEIRCCGAS from the coding sequence ATGGAAAAAATTTTTCTGGATAAGGAGAGGATCACCATTGACGAACTGGTGGCCATTGCACGGGACGGTGTGCCGGTCGCATTTTCCCCGGCCGGGGAGACCAGGGTCCGGCGGACCGGCGAGCTGATCGACAAATGGGTAAAAGAGAAACGGGTGATTTACGGCATTACCACCGGATTCGGGGCGTTGTGCAATGTCACCATTTCCGAGGCCGACACCCGGACCCTTCAGGAAAATATCCTGATGAGCCATGCGGCCGGGGTGGGAAATCCCCTGCCCGAAGAGGTGGTCCGGGCGATGATGGCCATCCGGGTTCATGACCTTTCCCTGGGATATTCCGGGTGCCGGATGGGAACCGTCCGCCATCTGCTGACTTTTCTGAACAGGGGGCTCACCCCGGTGGTCCCGGAAAAGGGATCGGTGGGGGCCAGCGGCGATCTTGCGCCCACCGCCCATGTGGGGCTGGTGCTGATCGGAAAGGGGGAGGCGGTTTACAACGGTGAGCGCATGTCCGGCGGAGCCGCGCTTGAGCGGGTCGGGCTGAAGCCGCTTCGGCTCGAAGCCGGTGAGGGGCTGGCCCTGATCAACGGCACCCAGGTGATGACGGCCATCGGTGTGCTGGTGGTCCGCGATGCGGTCCGCCTCTGCAAACTGGCCGACATTGCCTGTGCCATGAGCCTGGAGGTACTCATGGGGAGCAATTCCGAGTTTGATCCCCGGATTCAGCAGGTCCGGCCCCATCCCGGACAGATCGCCGCCGCACACAATCTGCTCCGGCTGACAGCGGACAGTGAGATCATTGCCGCCCACAAAGGCTGTGCCAGGGTTCAGGATGCCTACACGCTGCGCTGTTCTCCCCAGATCCACGGGGCCACCAAGGACGCGGTGAGCCATGCGAGAAAGGTGATCGACATTGAGATCAATTCCTCCACCACCAACCCGCTGATCTTCGCGGATACAGAGGAGTTCCGCCTGGGCGGCAACTTTCACGGGCAGCCGGTGGCAATGGCTGCGGATTATCTTTCAATGGGGCTGGCCGAGCTGGGCAGCGTCTCCGAACGGCGGATCGAACGGATGGTCAACCCCCAGCTCAGCGACCTGCCCGCCTTTCTCGTCCGGGACGGGGGGCTGAACTCCGGTTTTATGATCGCCCAGTACGCGGCTGCGGCCCTGGTTTCGGAGAACAAGGTGCTGGCCCATCCGGCCTGCGTTGATTCCATTCCCACGTCGGCCAACAAGGAGGACCATGTGAGCATGGGGACCATTGCCATCCGGCAGACCCGCGAGATTCTCGACAATGCGGAGCATGTGATCGGCATTGAGATGCTCTGCGCGGCCCAGGCCTGTGATCTGCTGACCGAAAAGCAGCCCCTGAAAGCGGGCATGGGAACCCGCACGGCCTATCAGGTGATTCGGCAAAAGATCCCCCGTCTCGACAGGGACCGGGAGCTGTATAAAGACATTGAGACGATGGTCGCCATTCTCCGGAGCGGGGATATCACTGATGCGGTCGAAGCGGCCATCGGCGAAATCCGGTGCTGCGGCGCGTCGTGA
- a CDS encoding stress response protein produces MELKQKGANAVLGEFKQLKVDLVWTAAVDLDLMAFYRTRDGRSGGIYSENYTGGSHGDLNAFPFIQLSGDAGVGAASGDNRETLRIVRLDDFEALYICAVNFTDASAGTGNVFADYDARVEVATDKGERHTVALDSAQTGAVAVLCKFEGGFMGTSLVNDSQVMDFKAFQSTVPGASALKLSSKVVLKQKGEKASLACKSFDAVMRWRTSVDLDLHCFYRLKPDAPKPARGFLGKIFKGQPTAEGHISFMNFGNKTDSPWIFLDRDAGVGDRGGDNEENIHFTRVDQIEHALIVANIFNKPNANFASYDGVVVVRGGSREIEVPLSESQPGSWCVIARLDNSGATPQLINVNQTRKDEPVLSDFL; encoded by the coding sequence ATGGAGCTTAAACAAAAAGGCGCTAACGCCGTACTCGGTGAATTCAAACAGCTGAAGGTTGATCTCGTGTGGACGGCGGCTGTCGATCTGGACCTGATGGCCTTTTACAGGACCAGAGATGGCCGCTCCGGCGGGATTTATTCTGAAAATTATACGGGCGGCTCACACGGCGACCTGAACGCCTTCCCGTTTATTCAGCTCTCCGGCGATGCCGGTGTGGGGGCCGCCTCCGGGGATAACCGGGAAACCCTTCGCATTGTCCGGCTGGACGATTTTGAGGCACTCTACATATGCGCGGTCAATTTCACGGACGCCTCGGCCGGCACGGGCAACGTGTTTGCCGACTACGACGCACGGGTGGAGGTGGCCACGGACAAGGGGGAGCGTCACACGGTCGCCCTTGACTCGGCTCAGACCGGGGCTGTGGCCGTACTCTGCAAGTTCGAGGGCGGGTTCATGGGCACGTCACTGGTGAACGACAGCCAGGTGATGGATTTTAAGGCGTTTCAATCCACCGTGCCCGGGGCTTCGGCGCTGAAGCTCTCCTCCAAAGTGGTACTGAAGCAAAAGGGGGAAAAGGCGAGCCTTGCCTGCAAGTCATTTGATGCCGTGATGCGGTGGCGGACCTCGGTCGATCTGGATCTGCACTGCTTTTACCGGCTGAAACCCGACGCCCCCAAACCGGCCAGGGGTTTTCTGGGAAAGATTTTCAAGGGCCAGCCGACCGCCGAGGGGCATATCTCCTTTATGAACTTCGGCAACAAAACCGATTCGCCGTGGATCTTTCTGGACCGGGATGCCGGTGTGGGGGACCGGGGGGGGGACAACGAGGAGAATATCCATTTTACCCGGGTGGACCAGATTGAACATGCGCTGATCGTCGCCAATATTTTCAACAAGCCCAATGCCAATTTTGCCAGCTATGACGGTGTGGTGGTCGTGCGGGGCGGAAGCCGGGAGATCGAGGTGCCGCTCTCCGAGAGCCAGCCCGGAAGCTGGTGTGTCATTGCCCGGCTCGACAACAGCGGGGCGACGCCGCAGCTCATCAATGTGAACCAGACCCGTAAAGACGAGCCGGTACTCAGCGATTTTTTATAG
- a CDS encoding M48 family metallopeptidase: MSKYTEALRFSYESELLRVISARLGAVPLIDHSRSGNLLAARRQELLGEAVRVTADLLPETHAVYRSCLELLGGGLTGDLFVQQSGVYNASVFAHDTQFDILVHSALLKDFTADELRFVFGHELGHVFFKHSLFPVRGIIEQIGEDSPEAVALLLRWSRASEISADRMGMLCCGQLEPAVSALFKTASGLSGIDMGRVLTSFRKQYKALESQIRSVGEVAGWVRTHPMVPIRFKALELAALDIIALGRRDGFFSPRGFRDIDRQVADLLGALDRMAKG, translated from the coding sequence GTGAGCAAATATACTGAGGCCTTGCGGTTCAGCTATGAAAGCGAGTTGCTCCGGGTGATTTCGGCCCGGCTCGGAGCGGTTCCCCTGATCGACCATTCCCGCTCCGGGAATCTGCTGGCGGCGCGGCGTCAGGAGCTTCTGGGAGAGGCGGTGCGGGTGACCGCTGATTTGCTGCCGGAGACTCACGCGGTGTACCGGTCGTGCCTGGAGCTTCTGGGCGGCGGGCTGACCGGCGATCTGTTTGTGCAGCAGAGCGGGGTTTACAATGCCAGCGTGTTTGCCCATGACACCCAGTTTGACATTCTGGTGCATTCGGCCCTGCTGAAGGATTTCACCGCCGATGAGCTGCGGTTTGTCTTCGGCCACGAACTGGGGCATGTTTTTTTCAAACACTCCCTCTTTCCGGTCCGGGGCATTATTGAGCAGATCGGAGAGGACAGCCCCGAAGCCGTGGCGCTCCTGCTCCGGTGGTCCCGCGCCTCGGAGATCTCCGCCGACCGGATGGGGATGCTGTGCTGCGGGCAACTGGAACCTGCTGTCAGCGCCCTCTTTAAGACGGCCAGCGGCCTCTCCGGCATTGACATGGGTCGGGTACTCACCTCCTTTCGCAAGCAATACAAGGCCCTTGAATCTCAGATCCGGTCGGTCGGCGAGGTGGCCGGATGGGTTCGCACCCATCCCATGGTCCCCATCCGGTTCAAGGCCCTTGAACTGGCGGCCCTGGACATCATTGCCCTGGGCCGCCGGGACGGATTCTTCAGTCCCAGGGGATTTCGGGATATCGACCGGCAGGTCGCCGACCTGCTGGGGGCTTTGGACCGCATGGCAAAGGGATAA
- a CDS encoding type II secretion system F family protein: MSEFVWKGKNKRGIAQKGVIEANSAEIAQSQLSRRGLKDLKVKEKPKDMFENVAFLQPKVTNKDVIVFCRQFSTMIDAGLPIIQCLDLLASQAENPTFRKNLKMIKEDVEGGTTLADALKKFPDQFDSLFVNMIAAGEAGGILDTILQRLSESLEKAAKLKAQVKSAMMYPVITMVVAGVVVLVLLIFVIPVFQKMFADMGGTLPGLTQMVINISDFAQNNIVYILGGGGLAGFSFVKFYGTEKGRRVVDAWSLSLPVFGMLIRKVAVAKFTRTMGTMLASGVAILDALDIVAKTAGNKTVELSIYDVRSGISEGRTMADPLAESGVFPPLVCSMIAVGESTGALDTMLEKIADFYDDEVDEAVSSMTEMIEPAMMCFLGVVVGGLVIAMYLPIFTMANAVG; this comes from the coding sequence ATGTCGGAATTTGTCTGGAAAGGTAAAAATAAACGCGGGATAGCTCAGAAAGGTGTCATTGAGGCGAACAGCGCTGAAATTGCTCAGAGTCAGTTATCCAGACGGGGGCTTAAGGATCTGAAGGTCAAAGAGAAGCCGAAAGACATGTTTGAAAACGTCGCCTTTCTCCAGCCCAAGGTGACCAACAAGGATGTCATTGTTTTCTGCAGGCAGTTCTCCACGATGATTGATGCGGGCCTCCCCATTATCCAGTGCCTTGACCTCCTTGCTTCCCAGGCGGAAAATCCGACGTTCAGAAAAAATCTGAAGATGATAAAGGAGGATGTCGAGGGGGGGACAACCCTTGCGGATGCCCTCAAGAAATTTCCTGATCAGTTTGACAGCCTGTTTGTCAATATGATCGCTGCCGGAGAGGCAGGCGGTATTCTGGATACCATTTTGCAGCGGCTTTCTGAGAGCCTTGAGAAAGCCGCAAAGCTGAAGGCCCAGGTGAAAAGCGCCATGATGTACCCTGTCATCACCATGGTGGTCGCCGGTGTCGTCGTCCTGGTTCTTCTGATTTTCGTTATTCCCGTATTTCAGAAGATGTTTGCCGACATGGGCGGAACATTGCCGGGGCTGACCCAGATGGTGATCAACATCAGTGATTTTGCCCAGAACAATATTGTGTATATTCTGGGCGGCGGCGGGCTGGCCGGATTCTCTTTTGTGAAATTCTACGGGACGGAAAAAGGCAGGCGGGTTGTGGATGCCTGGTCACTGAGCCTGCCGGTGTTCGGTATGCTGATTCGGAAGGTGGCGGTCGCCAAGTTTACCCGGACCATGGGCACCATGCTTGCCAGCGGGGTGGCGATTCTGGATGCGCTGGATATTGTGGCGAAAACCGCAGGGAATAAAACCGTTGAACTTTCCATCTATGATGTCCGCTCCGGCATTTCCGAGGGGCGCACCATGGCGGACCCGCTGGCAGAGAGCGGTGTTTTCCCGCCGCTGGTCTGTTCGATGATTGCGGTGGGCGAGTCCACCGGTGCCCTGGATACGATGCTGGAGAAGATCGCTGACTTTTATGATGACGAGGTGGACGAAGCGGTGTCAAGCATGACGGAAATGATCGAGCCTGCCATGATGTGTTTTCTGGGGGTTGTGGTCGGCGGGCTGGTGATTGCCATGTACCTTCCGATTTTTACGATGGCCAATGCCGTTGGGTAA
- a CDS encoding cyclodeaminase/cyclohydrolase family protein, whose translation MKLAALSLTEFANTIAGETPTPGGGSVAAYAGALAASLTVMVARLTLGREKYRDAWERMEAVIREAEPLSERLLGLLNEDAEAYNQVIAAFGLPNETETEKTARRAAVQNAFRNATRVPLETLKIVTELAAFTASVVEQGNANCITDAGTAVYLIRTAAHAAADNVRINLGSVSDRAFADRCAGEMASFLDQADAVVRRLEERIVSVLAQ comes from the coding sequence ATGAAACTCGCAGCGCTTTCCCTGACCGAATTTGCGAACACCATCGCAGGCGAAACCCCGACCCCGGGGGGCGGCAGCGTGGCGGCCTACGCAGGCGCGCTGGCGGCCTCACTCACCGTCATGGTGGCCCGGCTGACCCTTGGCAGGGAGAAATACCGTGACGCATGGGAGCGGATGGAGGCCGTGATCCGGGAAGCCGAACCGCTCTCCGAGCGCCTCCTGGGGCTTCTGAACGAGGATGCCGAGGCGTACAATCAGGTGATTGCTGCCTTCGGACTGCCGAATGAGACCGAAACTGAAAAAACGGCGCGCAGGGCGGCGGTTCAGAACGCCTTTCGCAACGCAACCCGGGTTCCGCTGGAAACCCTGAAAATCGTGACCGAACTGGCGGCGTTTACGGCGTCTGTGGTGGAACAGGGAAACGCCAACTGCATTACCGATGCCGGAACGGCGGTCTACCTGATACGGACCGCAGCCCATGCGGCAGCCGATAACGTTCGCATCAACCTGGGATCTGTCAGTGACAGGGCCTTTGCGGACCGATGCGCCGGGGAGATGGCGTCTTTTCTGGATCAGGCCGACGCTGTTGTCCGTCGTCTCGAAGAACGGATTGTGTCGGTGCTTGCGCAATAA